In Mycolicibacterium lutetiense, the sequence ACGGACTATCTGCAGGGCCGGCTGGCCCGGTATGAGATCCCCACCAGGATCGAGATCGTCGACACCATCCCGCGTACGCCGTCGGGCAAGGCTGACCTGGGTGCCGTCCGTGAGCACTTCGCCGCCGGCTGACACGCTGGCCGCTCTGCTCACCGGCCTGCGCGACCGGGGCGACCATTCCCTGCTGATCTGCGACGACGAGCGGATCAGCTACGCCGAGGCCGACATTCGCTCCGCCTCCGTCGCGCGTGGCCTGATCCGGCTGGGCGCAGGCAAGGGCACACATGTCGGGGTGCTCTATCCCAACGGCGTCGACTTCGTGGTGGCCATGCTGGCCGCGGCAAGAATCGGTGCGGTCGTGGTGCCTTACTCGACCTTCCTCACCGCAGCCGAGCTCGAGACCCAGCTGCGTGACAGCGATACCGCGATCCTGCTGTCGGCACGCTCCTACCGCAATCACGACTACGCCCAACATCTTTCCGGGATCGACACCCCGTGCCTGCGGCACGTGTTGTTCGATCTGCCCCACGCCGACGTCCCGACGCTGGACGAATTCGAAGACGATGTCGACGGCTGTGACCCACTGGCCATCGTCTACACCTCAGGCTCAACCGGCCCGGCGAAAGGGGCGGTGCACACCCACGCATCGCTGATCGGCCATCAACGCAACCTCAACACGATCCGCGGGCTGACAAGCCCTGATCGGCTCTTCTGCAATTCGCCGTTCTTCTGGATCGGCGGTTTCGCGTTCGGTCTGCTGGCCACCGTAGCCGCCGGTGCCACACTGATCTGCTCGAACGCGACCGACCCGGCCGTCACCCTCGACCTCATCGAAGCCGAGAAGCCGACTATCACCAATGGTTTCGTCGCCGGGATCGCACATCTCACGCGGCACCCGAACTACCCCGGCCGGCAGTTCACGGCCCGCCGCGGCAACCTGTACCCGATCATGGCGCCTGACGTTCGGCCCAACGATCCCGAGCTTCGCCACAACATGCTCGGAATGACCGAAGCCGGCAGCGTGGTGTTGATCGACAGCGACGAGACCGATCAACCCGAGCGCCGGCGCGGCTCCTACGGCCGACCGGCGACCGGGTTCGAGACCAAGCAGCTCGACACCGGCGAACTGTGTATCCGCGGCCCTCATGTGATGCAGGGCTACCACGGACGCAGCAGGGAGGACTGCTTCGACGCCGACGGGTGGTTCCACACCGGGGACCTGGTGCGCGTGGACGAGGAGGGGTACTTCTACTTTCTGGGGCGCGCAGGCTCGATGATCAAAACCTCGGGTGCCAACGTGACACCTGGAGAGGTGGAAAAAGCCCTCGCGACACTGGGGTTCACCGCGCATGTGCTCGGTCTGCCCGACGCGGTGCGCGGCCAGCTCGTCGCCGCCGTCATCGTCACCGATGATCCGGTCGACTTCGATGCGATACGTCAGGCGCTGCGAGCCAAGTTGTCGGCGTACAAGATTCCGCGGATATTCGCGGTGTGCCCGCCCGCCAAGGTGCCGACGCTGTCCAGCGGCAAGGTCGACATGCCGGCATTGGTGGGGCTGTTCAGTGCCTGATTCCACGCCTGACACCATCGACGCACTGCTGCGTCACCATGCGGCGTCCACCAAACCGATGGTGATCGATCCCGATACCCGCATCAGTTACGCCGAACTCGACGCCGACACCCGCGGCCTGGCCGCCGGACTCATTCGAGCCGGTATCGCCAAGGGGTCTCGGGTCGGCCTGATCATGCCCAACTCCGCAGACTGGGTACGGATTGCCCTGGCAATCACCAGAATAGGGGCGATCCTTGTCCCGCTGAGCACGCTGTTGACCGGCCGGGAACTCACCGCACAGCTGCGGACCGCCTCCGTGCAGTATCTGATC encodes:
- a CDS encoding class I adenylate-forming enzyme family protein, with translation MSTSPPADTLAALLTGLRDRGDHSLLICDDERISYAEADIRSASVARGLIRLGAGKGTHVGVLYPNGVDFVVAMLAAARIGAVVVPYSTFLTAAELETQLRDSDTAILLSARSYRNHDYAQHLSGIDTPCLRHVLFDLPHADVPTLDEFEDDVDGCDPLAIVYTSGSTGPAKGAVHTHASLIGHQRNLNTIRGLTSPDRLFCNSPFFWIGGFAFGLLATVAAGATLICSNATDPAVTLDLIEAEKPTITNGFVAGIAHLTRHPNYPGRQFTARRGNLYPIMAPDVRPNDPELRHNMLGMTEAGSVVLIDSDETDQPERRRGSYGRPATGFETKQLDTGELCIRGPHVMQGYHGRSREDCFDADGWFHTGDLVRVDEEGYFYFLGRAGSMIKTSGANVTPGEVEKALATLGFTAHVLGLPDAVRGQLVAAVIVTDDPVDFDAIRQALRAKLSAYKIPRIFAVCPPAKVPTLSSGKVDMPALVGLFSA